In Centropristis striata isolate RG_2023a ecotype Rhode Island chromosome 1, C.striata_1.0, whole genome shotgun sequence, one DNA window encodes the following:
- the lgals2b gene encoding lectin, galactoside-binding, soluble, 2b, whose translation MKVQDMSFKEGQEFKIRVKPKDDCDAFSINIGHDAENIAMHFNPRFDHGGDVNTIVFNSLSGGGWGDEHREGNFPFARGEECKFHINFNMEQFYIKLPDGSMVNFPNRLGDVKYKYFTFGGQAKIIGIKIK comes from the exons ATG AAAGTCCAGGACATGTCATTCAAGGAGGGGCAGGAGTTCAAGATCCGCGTCAAGCCTAAGGACGACTGCGATGC CTTTTCCATCAACATCGGTCACGACGCTGAAAACATCGCGATGCACTTCAACCCCCGCTTCGACCATGGCGGTGACGTCAACACCATTGTCTTCAATTCCTTGTCTGGGGGAGGCTGGGGTGACGAACACCGCGAGGGAAACTTCCCCTTTGCGCGTGGAGAGGAATGCAAG TTTCACATCAACTTCAACATGGAGCAGTTTTACATCAAGCTTCCTGATGGCTCCATGGTGAACTTCCCCAACCGACTGGGAGACGTCAAGTACAAATACTTTACTTTCGGTGGTCAAGCAAAGATCATTGGCATCAAGATCAAGTAG
- the uts2r4 gene encoding urotensin-2 receptor encodes MNCTPNATLTPQLGLVLSPGAEDEGSQESSGAGGSGGLWVTSLLGATLMIMCAMGAAGNTYTLIITRSAALRRTGSMYVYIINLALADLLYLSTIPFVVCTYFAHDWLFGEAGCRILLSLDLLTMHASVFILVAMSLERYRAVARPFSAHRSSSRNRKLAAGIIWGLAFLITLPMMVMIRLREGKPTAAGLVKRICFPTWTPEAFKAYITVLFLTSVLIPGLVIVGLYVGLASRYWAVQASLGGSSRSARRRGLKQKVVSMIFSIVVAYWACFLPFWGWQLAKLFSPESLRALSPAAHNYVNFFVTCLTYGNSCINPFLYTLLTRNYKDYLAQKGQSVGSSRADPGSAVTTPLQEL; translated from the coding sequence ATGAACTGCACTCCTAATGCCACCCTCACTCCACAGCTGGGACTTGTCCTGAGCCCAGGGGCTGAAGATGAAGGGTCCCAGGAGAGCAGTGGCGCCGGTGGCAGCGGGGGCCTTTGGGTGACCTCCCTTCTTGGCGCCACGCTGATGATCATGTGCGCCATGGGTGCAGCAGGAAACACGTACACGCTCATCATTACCCGTTCAGCCGCTTTGCGCCGGACAGGCTCCATGTACGTTTACATCATCAATCTGGCTCTGGCAGACCTGCTCTACCTCTCCACCATCCCCTTCGTGGTGTGCACCTACTTCGCCCATGACTGGCTGTTTGGTGAAGCTGGCTGTCGCATCCTGCTGAGTCTCGACCTCCTCACCATGCACGCCAGCGTCTTCATTTTGGTTGCGATGAGCCTGGAACGCTACCGTGCAGTGGCGAGGCCCTTCAGCGCACACAGGTCCTCATCCCGCAACCGAAAGCTTGCAGCGGGGATTATCTGGGGGTTGGCTTTTCTGATAACGCTTCCCATGATGGTTATGATCAGACTCAGGGAGGGCAAACCTACTGCAGCTGGTTTGGTTAAGAGGATCTGCTTCCCTACCTGGACCCCTGAGGCCTTCAAGGCTTATATCACCGTCCTGTTTCTCACAAGTGTTTTAATTCCTGGATTGGTAATCGTTGGGCTCTATGTGGGGCTAGCTAGCCGCTACTGGGCAGTGCAGGCTAGCTTAGGAGGTAGCAGCCGGTCTGCCCGGAGGCGAGGGCTCAAACAAAAAGTCGTATCGATGATTTTTAGCATCGTAGTGGCCTACTGGGCTTGTTTCTTGCCCTTCTGGGGATGGCAGCTCGCCAAACTGTTCTCTCCGGAGTCCCTCAGAGCTTTGTCTCCAGCTGCTCATAATTATGTGAATTTCTTTGTCACATGTCTGACCTATGGGAACAGCTGCATCAATCCATTTCTTTACACTCTTCTGACCCGGAACTATAAAGATTACTTGGCCCAGAaaggtcagtctgtgggttcaAGCAGGGCTGACCCCGGGTCAGCTGTGACCACACCACTGCAGGAGCTTTAG